Proteins from one Halovivax limisalsi genomic window:
- the hutH gene encoding histidine ammonia-lyase, translating into MSDGDDSATASSSVADPVRIDGETLTPTDVERVARRDAPVELTDEALERIELARERIADVVDSGEAVYGVNTGFGELVDERIPAAELERLQHNLLRSHASGAGADLEREAVRAMLVTRLNALAKGHSGVRPVVTEYLATMLNEGIHPVVRSRGSLGASGDLAPLAHMSLVLIGEGEAVVDGGESEQSADPSRLPGDEALATAGLDPLSLAPKEGLAMINGTQLTVGLAALLVVDAERLLEAADAAGALTTEVTMGSTVPSHPVLNEVRPHAGHRESASRVRALTADSEIVESHRNCDRVQDAYSLRCLPQVHGAVRDAVAHLREAVAIELNSATDNPLVFDAVDADPRASGTDRAAVLSGGNFHGEPLALRLDYATAALTELAAISERRVDRLLNPNLQEPHLPPFLATESGVESGYMIAQYAAASLVNENRSLGRPSTDNTPVSGGQEDHVSMSAQAATHARTALDNARHVVATELAAAAEAAEYVDDDLSHGVGTAAVYELVRERVPPLAGDRPLTDDIESVAALVADGTVAEAVESVVE; encoded by the coding sequence GTGAGTGACGGAGACGACTCGGCGACAGCCTCCTCGTCCGTCGCGGATCCAGTCCGGATCGACGGGGAGACGCTCACTCCGACCGACGTCGAGCGCGTCGCGCGACGCGACGCGCCGGTGGAACTGACCGACGAGGCGCTCGAACGCATCGAACTCGCGCGCGAGCGCATCGCGGACGTCGTCGACTCGGGCGAGGCGGTTTACGGCGTCAACACCGGTTTCGGCGAACTCGTCGACGAGCGCATTCCGGCGGCCGAGCTCGAACGACTGCAGCACAACCTGCTTCGCAGCCACGCCTCGGGCGCCGGCGCGGACCTCGAACGCGAGGCCGTTCGGGCGATGCTCGTCACCCGATTGAACGCGCTCGCGAAGGGCCACTCCGGCGTTCGACCGGTCGTCACCGAGTACCTCGCGACGATGCTGAACGAGGGGATCCACCCGGTCGTCCGCTCGCGCGGCAGCCTCGGCGCGAGCGGGGACCTCGCGCCGCTGGCCCACATGTCGCTCGTGCTCATCGGCGAGGGCGAAGCCGTCGTCGACGGTGGAGAGAGCGAGCAGTCAGCTGACCCGAGTCGCCTGCCCGGCGACGAGGCGCTCGCGACAGCGGGGCTCGACCCGCTCTCGCTCGCCCCGAAGGAGGGACTGGCAATGATCAACGGCACGCAGTTGACCGTCGGGCTGGCCGCGCTGCTCGTCGTCGACGCCGAGCGCCTCCTCGAGGCGGCCGACGCGGCGGGCGCGCTGACGACCGAGGTGACGATGGGGTCGACCGTCCCGTCACACCCCGTTCTCAACGAGGTGCGCCCTCACGCGGGCCACCGCGAGAGCGCATCGCGAGTCCGCGCACTCACGGCCGACTCCGAGATCGTCGAGTCCCACCGCAACTGCGATCGCGTGCAGGACGCCTACTCGCTTCGCTGCCTGCCGCAGGTTCACGGCGCGGTCCGCGACGCCGTGGCGCACCTCCGTGAGGCCGTCGCGATCGAACTCAACAGCGCGACGGACAATCCGCTGGTGTTCGACGCGGTCGACGCCGACCCGCGCGCCAGCGGCACCGACCGGGCGGCCGTCCTCTCCGGTGGGAACTTCCACGGCGAACCGCTCGCGCTCCGGCTCGATTACGCCACCGCGGCGCTGACCGAACTCGCGGCCATCTCCGAGCGCCGCGTCGACCGACTGCTCAACCCAAATCTGCAGGAACCGCACCTGCCGCCGTTTCTCGCCACCGAGAGCGGCGTCGAGTCCGGTTACATGATCGCGCAGTACGCCGCCGCGTCGCTGGTCAACGAGAACCGATCGCTCGGCCGGCCGTCGACTGACAACACGCCGGTATCGGGGGGCCAGGAGGACCACGTCAGCATGAGCGCCCAGGCCGCGACCCACGCACGGACGGCCCTCGACAACGCCCGCCACGTCGTCGCGACCGAACTGGCCGCGGCCGCCGAAGCGGCGGAGTACGTCGACGACGACCTGTCCCACGGCGTCGGGACGGCCGCCGTCTACGAGCTCGTCCGCGAGCGCGTCCCGCCGCTTGCCGGCGATCGACCGCTCACCGACGACATCGAGTCGGTGGCGGCGCTGGTCGCGGACGGGACGGTCGCGGAAGCGGTCGAATCGGTCGTCGAGTAA
- a CDS encoding DUF5813 family protein, with product MTDETLPDDVATALSAHDAFEPAADGYALSTTVFDVRVTATETAGDRAGEFTVEVSLPTLSAAVVGEVADVVETDWVETFERRIADAFSVANAGTHDDPAVERSGDTLSVRLTYEAWDATEGVEDAKALAEFVEGTYAQGLIPGYEYRGAANTLRANAHERGGTAAEEGGTPL from the coding sequence ATGACCGACGAGACCCTTCCCGACGACGTCGCGACGGCGCTGTCGGCTCACGACGCCTTCGAACCGGCCGCGGACGGCTACGCGCTCTCGACCACCGTCTTCGACGTGCGGGTGACGGCGACCGAGACGGCCGGCGATCGCGCCGGCGAGTTCACCGTCGAGGTCTCCCTCCCGACGCTTTCGGCCGCGGTCGTCGGCGAGGTCGCCGACGTGGTCGAAACGGACTGGGTGGAGACGTTCGAGCGCCGGATCGCGGACGCGTTTTCGGTCGCGAACGCGGGGACCCACGATGATCCCGCGGTGGAGCGGTCGGGGGATACCCTGTCGGTGAGGTTGACGTACGAGGCGTGGGACGCGACCGAGGGCGTCGAGGACGCCAAGGCGCTCGCGGAGTTCGTCGAGGGGACCTACGCCCAGGGCCTGATTCCCGGCTACGAGTACCGGGGTGCGGCGAACACGCTTCGAGCGAACGCGCACGAACGCGGCGGGACGGCCGCCGAGGAAGGGGGAACGCCACTTTGA
- a CDS encoding Lrp/AsnC family transcriptional regulator, translating to MSVIAYVLVKANTGEAERLQAAIESIDGVESVHVVAGDVDLIAKTRVENPAAVKRISATEVQGIDGVEGTKTYIAME from the coding sequence ATGAGCGTGATCGCCTACGTGCTGGTGAAGGCGAACACGGGCGAGGCGGAACGCTTGCAGGCGGCGATCGAGTCGATCGACGGCGTCGAGTCGGTCCACGTCGTCGCCGGCGACGTCGACCTGATCGCGAAGACGCGCGTCGAGAACCCGGCCGCCGTCAAACGGATTTCTGCGACGGAGGTCCAGGGGATCGACGGCGTCGAGGGGACGAAAACCTACATCGCGATGGAGTGA
- a CDS encoding potassium channel family protein, translated as MRFVIVGSGRVGLRTARVLREEGHAVTLIEPDESTRRRAESAGFDVVAGDGSREETLERAGVAEADALGALTGDLNVNFAACMIGAHHGCRTVMRIDDDYREEIYRKYAAAVDEVVYPERLGAIGAKNALLGGTIRAIADVAQHLQIVELTITTESPMAGYTVSELQLPADATVLALAKAGASFEIPDPDEALEAEDRLVVLADFAVLDDVRQLVVGSSENERIAAGGDRR; from the coding sequence ATGCGGTTTGTTATCGTGGGATCCGGACGCGTCGGGTTGCGAACCGCGCGCGTCCTTCGCGAGGAGGGCCACGCGGTGACCCTGATCGAACCGGACGAATCGACGCGACGTCGGGCCGAGTCCGCCGGCTTCGACGTCGTCGCGGGCGACGGGTCGCGCGAGGAAACCCTCGAACGAGCGGGCGTCGCCGAGGCGGACGCGCTGGGTGCGCTCACCGGCGACCTGAACGTGAACTTCGCCGCCTGCATGATCGGCGCCCACCACGGCTGTCGAACCGTCATGCGGATCGACGACGACTACCGCGAGGAGATCTACCGCAAGTACGCCGCGGCGGTCGACGAGGTGGTCTACCCCGAACGCCTCGGCGCGATCGGGGCGAAGAACGCCCTCCTCGGCGGGACCATCCGCGCCATCGCGGACGTCGCCCAGCACCTCCAGATCGTCGAGCTCACCATCACGACCGAATCGCCGATGGCCGGCTACACGGTCAGCGAACTCCAGCTCCCGGCGGACGCGACCGTCCTCGCGCTGGCGAAAGCGGGGGCGTCGTTCGAGATTCCGGACCCCGACGAGGCGCTCGAAGCCGAGGACCGGCTCGTCGTCCTGGCCGATTTCGCGGTCCTCGACGACGTGCGCCAGCTCGTCGTCGGCTCCTCGGAGAACGAACGGATCGCCGCCGGCGGTGATCGGCGATGA
- a CDS encoding Lrp/AsnC family transcriptional regulator, protein MVHAYVMVQTAAGKSEELLSAIESIPPVEEAHIVAGDYDIIAEVDAGAVYDVLEAVSSDIQSHDGVTDTRTYIAMV, encoded by the coding sequence ATGGTCCACGCCTACGTCATGGTGCAGACGGCCGCCGGAAAATCGGAGGAGCTCCTTTCGGCGATCGAGTCGATCCCTCCGGTCGAGGAAGCCCACATCGTCGCCGGGGACTACGACATCATCGCCGAAGTCGATGCGGGTGCGGTCTACGACGTCCTCGAGGCCGTCTCGTCTGACATTCAGTCGCACGATGGCGTGACCGATACCAGAACCTACATCGCGATGGTGTGA